In Niallia sp. FSL W8-0635, one genomic interval encodes:
- a CDS encoding YhgE/Pip domain-containing protein — protein MKQSLLKAELSSIFKNKMMLISVIAIVFIPILYAGIYLWAFWDPYGNLDKLPVAVVNEDTGTEMNGKSLDIGKDLVSNLKDSEDFNFIFVDKETAYKNLENQKYYMLIEIPKDFSENATTLLEDNPQKLDLKYVSNPGYNFISSQIGNSAIEKIKQGVSKEVTETYAESIFENITEMSDGLKTASSGAKDLEEGTDKIKSGTEEVYNNLETLAEKSIQFSDGVNTANDGVKELAAGAGDLNEGLSALQSAQGELSTAAQKLQAGDQAILDGVSQTKDGINTVKANIPSLIEGSNQLQTGADTLSQGLTEWSDKSEQLAAGANQLTEGAKTLQETINSIMPMLAGLPEENQQQLIAAMQGLVDGSSSIATNTAALSQAADQLAEGGESLSNGLTELTKGQKQLQAGVNQLSDGSTKLENGVEQQTAGQEQFVSGMNQYTKEFSKAVDGSSNLAEGANTLLTGMNTLATGSTALSDGTNLLKNGSKELVNGTSSLLDGSKELSSKLSDGAEEASSIHSDQKTYDMIAEPILVDQEKVSDVPNYGTGLAPYFISLGLFVGALMLSIVFSFAEPKEQPKSGIRWFLSKTIILIGVGVLQALVASFVLLVILGMEVQSVPLFILFTILTSLVFFSIIQFFVTLFGNPGRFIVVIIMIFQLTTSGGTFPLELIPNALQHIHNLLPMSYSVAGLKAVISTGDFNYMWHNVEILGIYPLVFFVGTALYFIFKYKRHYANNEIEVTAE, from the coding sequence ATGAAACAAAGTTTATTAAAGGCAGAGCTGTCCTCTATTTTTAAAAATAAAATGATGCTGATCTCTGTTATTGCTATTGTATTTATTCCAATATTATATGCGGGTATCTATTTATGGGCCTTCTGGGATCCATATGGAAACCTAGATAAATTGCCTGTTGCAGTCGTTAATGAAGATACAGGGACAGAAATGAACGGAAAATCATTAGATATCGGAAAAGATTTAGTGAGTAATTTAAAGGACAGTGAAGATTTTAATTTTATTTTTGTTGATAAAGAGACTGCTTATAAAAATTTAGAAAATCAAAAATATTATATGTTAATAGAGATACCAAAGGATTTTTCAGAAAATGCGACGACCTTACTTGAGGATAATCCACAGAAATTAGATTTGAAATATGTCTCTAATCCTGGCTATAATTTTATTTCTTCTCAGATAGGGAACTCTGCAATTGAAAAAATTAAGCAGGGTGTTAGTAAAGAAGTGACGGAAACCTATGCTGAATCTATTTTTGAAAATATTACAGAAATGTCAGATGGTTTAAAAACGGCAAGTTCAGGTGCGAAGGATTTAGAAGAGGGTACAGACAAAATTAAATCTGGTACCGAAGAAGTTTATAATAACTTAGAGACGCTTGCTGAAAAGTCAATTCAATTTTCTGATGGTGTAAATACTGCAAATGATGGTGTGAAAGAGCTGGCAGCTGGTGCTGGTGATTTGAATGAAGGGTTATCTGCACTCCAATCTGCACAAGGGGAATTAAGTACAGCAGCACAGAAATTGCAAGCAGGCGATCAAGCGATTCTGGATGGCGTTTCTCAAACAAAAGATGGAATCAATACAGTTAAAGCGAATATACCTTCCCTAATAGAAGGGTCAAATCAGCTTCAAACAGGTGCAGATACTTTATCGCAAGGTTTAACTGAATGGAGTGATAAATCAGAGCAATTAGCTGCTGGAGCAAATCAGTTAACGGAAGGTGCTAAAACCTTACAGGAAACAATTAATTCGATTATGCCGATGCTAGCAGGGTTACCGGAAGAAAATCAGCAGCAGTTAATAGCAGCAATGCAAGGCTTAGTGGATGGTAGTTCGTCTATTGCTACAAATACAGCAGCATTGAGTCAAGCAGCAGACCAATTGGCAGAAGGTGGAGAAAGCCTTTCGAATGGTCTTACTGAATTAACAAAAGGGCAAAAACAGCTTCAAGCAGGGGTTAATCAGTTAAGTGATGGTAGTACAAAGCTAGAAAACGGGGTTGAACAGCAGACTGCTGGTCAAGAACAATTTGTGTCTGGAATGAATCAGTATACGAAAGAATTCTCAAAAGCTGTCGATGGGTCTTCTAATTTAGCTGAAGGTGCGAATACTTTACTAACAGGAATGAATACACTTGCAACAGGCTCGACGGCTTTATCAGATGGAACTAATTTGCTGAAAAACGGTTCAAAGGAATTGGTAAACGGAACTTCTTCCTTATTGGATGGTAGTAAAGAGCTTTCCTCTAAATTATCAGATGGCGCAGAGGAAGCAAGTTCGATTCATTCGGATCAAAAAACATATGACATGATTGCAGAACCAATTTTAGTTGATCAAGAAAAGGTATCAGATGTTCCAAACTATGGAACAGGCTTAGCTCCATATTTTATCTCACTGGGATTATTTGTTGGTGCATTAATGCTCTCTATCGTGTTTTCTTTTGCGGAACCAAAAGAACAGCCGAAAAGTGGTATTCGCTGGTTTTTAAGCAAAACGATTATTCTGATTGGAGTAGGTGTCTTACAGGCACTTGTTGCTTCCTTTGTATTACTCGTTATTTTAGGTATGGAGGTTCAAAGCGTGCCATTGTTTATCCTATTTACCATTTTAACTAGTTTAGTATTTTTCTCGATTATCCAATTTTTCGTTACGTTATTTGGGAATCCTGGACGGTTTATTGTTGTAATAATTATGATTTTCCAATTAACAACAAGTGGGGGGACTTTCCCATTGGAGTTAATACCAAATGCATTACAGCATATCCACAATCTATTGCCAATGTCTTATTCAGTAGCAGGCTTAAAAGCGGTTATATCTACTGGTGATTTTAATTATATGTGGCATAATGTAGAGATACTTGGTATCTATCCACTTGTATTCTTTGTTGGTACAGCTCTATACTTTATCTTTAAATACAAACGTCATTATGCAAATAATGAAATAGAAGTTACTGCAGAATAA
- a CDS encoding lipoate--protein ligase has product MLFIDNKGITDPRINLAIEEYALKNLDINETFLLFYINEPSIIIGKNQNTIEEINTEYVESKGIHVVRRLSGGGAVYHDLGNLSYSFITKDDGDSFHNFRKFTEPVVQALKSMGVNAELSGRNDLLAEGRKISGNAQFSTRGRMFTHGTLLFDSEMDHIVSALKVKKDKIESKGIKSVRSRVANITEFLPKKISIEEFRRLLLSYLFDGEENVQEYVLTEDDWEKIHQLSKERYQNWDWNYGKSPKFNLQHSHRFPVGQIDVRFDVVKGIVKNCKIYGDFFGVGDVEDIEKRLIGVRYDRSELEKALEDIPIKHYFGNVTKEDFLQLIY; this is encoded by the coding sequence ATGCTATTTATAGATAATAAAGGGATTACAGATCCGCGTATTAATCTAGCAATAGAAGAATATGCTTTGAAAAATTTAGACATAAATGAAACTTTTCTGTTATTTTATATAAATGAACCTTCTATCATCATCGGAAAAAACCAAAATACGATAGAAGAAATTAATACTGAATATGTAGAATCAAAAGGCATACATGTTGTTAGAAGATTGTCTGGTGGCGGTGCTGTCTATCATGACCTAGGTAATTTAAGTTATAGCTTTATCACCAAAGATGACGGGGATAGCTTCCATAATTTTAGAAAATTCACCGAGCCTGTTGTCCAAGCTCTTAAAAGCATGGGAGTAAATGCTGAACTAAGTGGTCGCAATGATCTTCTTGCTGAAGGTAGAAAAATATCTGGTAATGCACAATTTTCTACAAGAGGAAGAATGTTTACCCATGGTACATTACTTTTTGATTCTGAAATGGATCATATTGTGTCAGCGTTGAAAGTGAAAAAAGACAAAATTGAGTCAAAAGGGATTAAATCAGTGAGAAGTAGAGTAGCGAACATTACTGAATTTCTTCCGAAAAAAATATCAATAGAAGAATTTCGCCGCTTACTGTTAAGTTATCTTTTTGATGGGGAAGAGAATGTTCAAGAATATGTATTAACAGAAGATGATTGGGAGAAAATCCATCAATTATCAAAAGAAAGATACCAAAATTGGGATTGGAATTATGGAAAATCACCTAAATTCAATCTGCAGCATTCACATCGTTTCCCGGTTGGGCAAATTGATGTAAGATTTGATGTAGTAAAAGGAATTGTGAAAAACTGTAAAATTTATGGTGATTTCTTTGGTGTTGGCGATGTAGAAGATATTGAAAAACGCCTTATTGGTGTTCGCTATGACCGTTCTGAATTAGAAAAAGCATTAGAAGATATTCCCATTAAGCATTATTTCGGAAATGTCACAAAAGAAGATTTTCTGCAATTGATTTATTAA
- a CDS encoding M48 family metallopeptidase encodes MTRKIGFYAVVAYVLYGLFFYWYLFQFTSPTLPFEYQGSKADPSTFLNSRELVLSEEYSRVRNFLFFISTPFEWLLYLLILLFGFSKIFKKWGEASAKYKPLQTAIYLFWLNITAFVMTFPLSYVSYSLSKTYHISTQSFPSWMKDQLIDFWVNYLLLYLIVLVLYWLMRKSQKKWWLYAWLLSIPFTLFLTFIQPVVIDPLYNDFTPLKDKALEAEILKLASASNIPADHVFEVNMSDKTNALNAYVTGIGSNARIVLWDTSLKELENGEILFVMAHEMAHYVEKHIYIGIGISLFLSLFGLYFIYKLMHWIVNRWGHALKILKVEDIQSFPLVLLLISMLLFAVNPFTNLISRYEETRADDYAVQLTENPEAGIVTFQKLAKTGLSEVNPPLLVKIFRYSHPTMLERISKLEEESIRLQNQQQ; translated from the coding sequence ATGACTAGAAAAATTGGTTTTTATGCAGTAGTTGCCTATGTTTTATACGGCTTGTTTTTTTATTGGTATTTATTTCAATTCACGAGTCCAACTTTGCCCTTTGAATATCAGGGATCAAAAGCGGATCCAAGTACATTTCTAAATAGTAGAGAATTGGTATTAAGTGAGGAATATTCACGGGTAAGGAACTTCTTGTTTTTTATATCTACTCCATTTGAGTGGCTTCTTTATTTATTAATATTGTTATTTGGTTTTTCCAAAATATTTAAAAAATGGGGAGAGGCTTCGGCAAAATATAAGCCATTGCAAACGGCGATTTATTTATTTTGGCTTAATATAACAGCATTTGTCATGACATTTCCTCTTAGTTATGTTAGTTATTCCTTGTCCAAAACCTACCATATTTCTACACAAAGCTTTCCTTCTTGGATGAAGGATCAATTAATTGATTTTTGGGTGAATTATCTTCTTTTGTACCTTATTGTTCTTGTCTTATATTGGCTAATGAGAAAAAGTCAAAAGAAATGGTGGCTTTATGCATGGCTGTTATCTATTCCGTTTACATTATTTCTTACATTTATCCAGCCAGTTGTTATTGATCCACTTTATAATGATTTCACTCCTTTAAAGGATAAAGCACTAGAGGCTGAGATATTGAAGCTAGCGAGTGCGTCGAATATTCCTGCCGACCATGTTTTTGAAGTGAACATGTCGGATAAAACAAATGCATTAAATGCGTATGTTACAGGAATAGGAAGCAACGCAAGAATTGTGCTTTGGGATACGAGTTTAAAGGAATTAGAGAATGGTGAAATTTTATTTGTAATGGCACATGAAATGGCTCATTATGTAGAAAAACATATTTATATTGGGATAGGTATTTCCTTATTCTTGTCTTTGTTTGGTTTATATTTTATTTATAAATTAATGCACTGGATTGTGAATAGATGGGGACATGCACTTAAAATATTGAAAGTAGAGGATATTCAGTCCTTTCCTTTAGTTCTACTATTAATTTCTATGTTGCTGTTTGCTGTAAATCCATTTACTAATTTAATTTCAAGGTATGAGGAAACAAGGGCAGACGATTACGCAGTCCAATTAACGGAGAACCCAGAAGCTGGTATTGTCACTTTTCAAAAATTAGCAAAAACAGGATTGAGTGAAGTGAACCCACCTTTATTAGTGAAAATATTCCGCTATAGCCATCCGACAATGTTAGAAAGAATTAGTAAGCTAGAAGAGGAAAGCATCCGTTTGCAAAATCAGCAACAATAA
- a CDS encoding IDEAL domain-containing protein, whose product MNDKSYTEFTKLSGQKKHTETYVKDLYIEMLLSEIQLNNEKASLMSLIDKAIDERDREKFNELSIKFNLLCKRFGT is encoded by the coding sequence ATGAATGATAAGTCCTACACTGAATTTACAAAGTTAAGTGGCCAAAAAAAACACACAGAAACTTATGTAAAAGACCTCTACATTGAAATGTTGCTTTCTGAAATTCAATTAAACAATGAAAAAGCAAGTTTGATGTCCTTGATCGATAAAGCCATTGATGAGCGAGATAGAGAAAAATTCAACGAACTTAGTATTAAATTCAATTTATTATGTAAGCGCTTCGGTACTTGA
- a CDS encoding competence protein ComK, producing MEEKYKIVDKYGITYHTNAVLPYMLDNGVIYSKIFEDRNVFLCKLSPLMIVKNTCSYLGSSYEGRREGTRRLMTYYHKLPIVIDEFNSVYVFPTHSPRNNNCAWISLHHILDIKKIEASKVRITFQNEQKIEIGISIYTLRNQIMRTKSLKTLQHYNYEASRNPELTYKSVMDKQKKLAESQMIYKKKRSKPNNN from the coding sequence ATGGAAGAAAAGTATAAAATCGTAGATAAGTATGGTATTACGTATCACACAAATGCAGTATTGCCTTATATGTTAGATAATGGTGTTATCTATTCAAAGATATTTGAAGATAGGAATGTATTTTTGTGCAAACTCAGCCCGCTTATGATTGTTAAAAATACTTGTAGTTATCTTGGGAGCTCTTATGAAGGAAGAAGAGAGGGAACGAGGCGACTGATGACCTATTATCATAAGCTTCCGATTGTGATTGATGAATTTAATTCGGTGTATGTCTTTCCGACTCATTCTCCCAGAAATAATAACTGTGCATGGATTTCACTTCATCATATTCTTGATATAAAAAAAATAGAAGCGTCCAAAGTGAGGATTACCTTCCAAAATGAGCAAAAGATAGAAATTGGGATTTCTATCTATACGCTGAGAAACCAAATTATGCGGACAAAATCGTTAAAAACTTTACAGCATTATAATTATGAAGCAAGTAGAAATCCTGAGCTAACATATAAAAGTGTAATGGATAAACAGAAAAAACTGGCAGAAAGCCAGATGATATATAAAAAAAAGCGAAGCAAACCGAATAACAATTAG
- a CDS encoding S9 family peptidase, translating into MKLKESKRIDAESLYELNSVVDPQVNEKEQACLYVLTSICKETDKYYSNIFYKDLNTLETSQWTFGKDRNYSPRWSPNGEQVVFISNRSGKNQLFLLSKNGGEAKQLTFLVNGVSNPVWSPDGKEIAFQINLKPGETVEDKEVKKEEKENKLTALEVTNMKYKSDGKGFWDGSYDHIAVINTESGDIEQLTSGENNYYLQSWSPDGQYIAISADENNEKDFSFLSDIYLYDRKKDSWNKITESDGNYGKVTWTPDSKKLGLIGSGREYENATLSKVWVYDLESDYLQCLTPDWDVNVGDYAIGDFQQGAVTPGLLWGEDNESFTFLGTDHGNTVVYFGNISGAIYPSLIDNHHVYGLSTGGSLKRAVVAISTPTHPGDLHTLNLETGEVQQITDVNKEFAEAHTFSEAEPLQFNSRDGWELHGWLMKPQGFQEGEKYPMVVEIHGGPHAMYANSYFHEFQTLTSNGFAVLFINPRGSHGYGQQFVDAVRGDYGGKDYEDIMDAVDYCLETFDFIDASRLGVTGGSYGGFMTNWIVGHTDRFKAAVTQRSISNWISFYGVSDIGYYFTDWQIKADLNDLETLWKHSPLAYVNNIQTPLLILHGEKDYRCPIEQAEQLFIALKVQKKETKFVRFPESNHELSRSGKPTLRIERLNYINNWFLEYI; encoded by the coding sequence ATGAAATTGAAAGAAAGTAAAAGAATAGATGCAGAATCTTTGTATGAATTAAACTCCGTGGTGGATCCACAGGTTAATGAAAAGGAGCAAGCATGCTTATATGTGCTCACTTCTATTTGCAAAGAAACCGATAAGTATTATTCAAATATATTCTATAAGGATCTAAATACACTTGAAACCTCTCAATGGACGTTTGGGAAAGATCGAAACTATTCTCCAAGATGGTCGCCGAATGGAGAACAAGTTGTCTTTATTTCTAATCGTTCAGGAAAAAATCAATTATTTCTATTAAGTAAAAACGGCGGAGAAGCAAAGCAGTTGACCTTTTTAGTGAATGGAGTAAGTAATCCAGTCTGGTCTCCCGATGGCAAAGAGATTGCTTTTCAAATTAATTTGAAACCTGGCGAAACGGTAGAAGATAAAGAGGTTAAAAAGGAAGAGAAAGAGAATAAGCTTACTGCTTTAGAAGTAACGAATATGAAGTATAAATCAGACGGGAAGGGCTTTTGGGATGGTAGCTATGACCATATTGCTGTTATAAATACAGAAAGTGGTGATATCGAGCAACTTACTTCAGGAGAAAATAATTATTACCTGCAAAGCTGGTCACCTGATGGACAGTATATCGCGATTAGTGCAGATGAAAATAATGAGAAGGATTTTAGCTTTCTTTCTGATATTTATCTATATGACAGAAAAAAAGATAGCTGGAATAAAATAACAGAAAGTGATGGTAATTATGGAAAAGTAACATGGACGCCTGATAGTAAAAAGTTAGGTTTGATTGGAAGTGGTCGTGAATACGAGAATGCCACTCTGTCTAAGGTATGGGTATATGATTTAGAATCAGATTATCTACAATGCTTGACACCAGATTGGGATGTGAATGTTGGAGATTATGCAATTGGAGATTTTCAACAAGGGGCTGTCACACCTGGCCTACTTTGGGGAGAAGATAATGAAAGCTTTACTTTTTTAGGAACAGATCATGGAAATACCGTTGTTTATTTTGGGAATATTAGTGGAGCAATCTATCCATCTCTTATTGATAATCATCATGTGTACGGCTTATCAACTGGAGGAAGTTTAAAAAGAGCAGTTGTAGCTATTAGTACACCAACACATCCAGGAGATTTACATACATTGAATTTAGAGACAGGAGAGGTTCAGCAAATTACAGATGTGAATAAAGAGTTTGCTGAAGCACATACATTTTCTGAAGCTGAGCCATTGCAATTTAACTCTCGAGATGGCTGGGAGCTGCATGGTTGGTTAATGAAACCACAAGGCTTTCAAGAGGGAGAAAAATATCCTATGGTAGTAGAGATTCATGGGGGCCCGCATGCGATGTATGCTAATTCTTATTTCCATGAATTTCAAACCCTAACATCCAATGGTTTTGCTGTACTATTTATTAATCCGAGAGGAAGCCATGGCTATGGACAACAATTTGTGGACGCTGTACGTGGAGATTATGGTGGAAAGGATTATGAAGATATTATGGATGCCGTGGACTATTGCTTAGAAACATTTGATTTTATAGATGCTTCTCGTTTAGGTGTTACAGGAGGAAGTTATGGTGGTTTTATGACAAACTGGATTGTTGGGCATACGGATCGTTTTAAAGCAGCAGTTACACAGCGCTCCATTTCGAATTGGATAAGTTTTTATGGGGTGAGTGATATAGGCTATTATTTTACAGATTGGCAAATAAAAGCAGATTTAAATGATTTGGAAACACTATGGAAGCATTCTCCATTAGCCTATGTCAATAACATTCAAACACCATTACTCATTTTACATGGTGAAAAGGATTATCGATGCCCAATCGAACAGGCCGAGCAATTATTTATTGCCTTAAAGGTTCAGAAAAAAGAAACGAAATTTGTACGCTTTCCCGAATCGAATCATGAACTTTCAAGAAGCGGGAAACCTACACTTAGAATAGAAAGACTAAACTACATTAACAACTGGTTTTTAGAATATATATAA
- a CDS encoding LCP family protein yields the protein MGRAEYRKGKKRRKLRKGRVFFLFLILFILFAGGYSIFQFKQGEKQSLGKLGIEEVKYEFNGEKDSSGGTNILLLGSDQRKGEKQSRTDTIMVAQYHPDKGTYKIISLMRDMYVEIPGYSQGRINTAYTLGGPELLRQTIKHNFDIDLQYYAIINFEGFEAVIDEAFPNGVEIDVEKQMSANIGVTLEPGQQRLNGKQLLGYVRFRHDAESDFGRVERQQKTLQAIADQVSAVQTFAKLPKLAGVIMPYINTSMETGDMLFIGKDLLTSKNHEVESLRVPVDGTFQDMRVNGAAVLSVDLEANTTAIKEFLAQ from the coding sequence ATGGGGAGAGCGGAATATAGAAAAGGAAAGAAAAGAAGGAAATTACGTAAAGGAAGAGTTTTCTTTTTATTCCTAATTCTATTTATATTATTTGCAGGTGGATATAGTATTTTTCAATTTAAGCAAGGAGAAAAGCAGTCCCTAGGGAAGCTAGGAATAGAAGAGGTTAAATATGAATTTAATGGGGAAAAGGATAGTAGCGGTGGAACCAATATTCTTTTACTCGGAAGTGACCAGCGTAAAGGAGAAAAGCAATCTAGAACAGATACGATAATGGTTGCCCAATATCATCCTGATAAAGGTACATATAAAATTATATCGCTTATGAGAGATATGTATGTGGAAATACCAGGATATAGTCAAGGTAGAATTAATACTGCTTATACCCTTGGTGGTCCTGAACTTTTAAGGCAAACAATCAAACATAATTTTGATATAGATTTGCAATATTATGCGATTATAAATTTTGAAGGTTTTGAAGCGGTAATTGATGAAGCTTTCCCAAATGGTGTGGAAATCGATGTGGAAAAACAAATGTCTGCAAATATAGGTGTAACATTGGAGCCAGGACAACAGCGTTTAAATGGAAAGCAGCTATTAGGATATGTGCGTTTCCGACATGATGCAGAATCTGATTTTGGAAGAGTAGAGAGACAACAAAAAACGTTACAAGCAATCGCTGATCAAGTTTCTGCTGTCCAGACATTTGCTAAGCTGCCAAAACTCGCAGGGGTAATAATGCCTTATATCAATACGAGTATGGAAACAGGGGATATGCTGTTTATTGGGAAAGATTTATTGACTTCAAAAAATCATGAGGTAGAGTCGCTAAGGGTTCCAGTAGATGGAACTTTTCAAGATATGAGAGTTAATGGAGCGGCCGTCTTATCTGTCGATTTAGAAGCGAATACAACAGCAATAAAAGAATTCTTAGCACAATAA
- a CDS encoding TVP38/TMEM64 family protein, which translates to MDMNLIKEWFTLENIMELIDSYRSFGPLPGILLPMVEAFIPFLPLFVFIMANVNAFGFWLGFLYSWAGTILGALLVFSIIRRYGKKRLLSFLRKHKKVQKPMIWIERHGFGPLFLLLCFPFTPSALVNIVAGLSRISTSQYVLAVIAGKLVMISTISFIGYDLKSMITQPLRTIPVVIAIFILWFIGKRIEIKMNSVGMDEKERSH; encoded by the coding sequence ATGGATATGAACTTAATTAAAGAATGGTTTACGCTTGAAAATATAATGGAGTTAATCGACAGTTATCGCTCATTTGGACCGTTGCCAGGGATTTTATTGCCAATGGTTGAGGCGTTTATCCCTTTTTTGCCACTTTTTGTTTTTATTATGGCTAATGTCAATGCATTTGGATTTTGGCTAGGATTTCTATATTCATGGGCTGGAACAATCTTAGGTGCATTACTTGTTTTTTCGATTATTAGAAGATATGGAAAAAAAAGATTGTTAAGCTTTTTAAGAAAGCATAAAAAGGTGCAGAAACCAATGATTTGGATTGAGAGACATGGATTTGGTCCGTTGTTCTTACTCCTATGTTTTCCATTTACACCTTCTGCCCTTGTAAATATAGTGGCCGGGTTATCTAGAATAAGTACGAGCCAATATGTTCTGGCGGTAATTGCAGGTAAACTAGTTATGATTAGTACGATTAGTTTTATTGGTTATGATTTGAAATCGATGATTACACAGCCATTAAGAACGATACCTGTTGTGATAGCCATCTTTATTCTTTGGTTTATTGGAAAAAGAATCGAGATAAAAATGAATAGTGTAGGAATGGATGAGAAAGAGAGAAGCCATTAG
- the lepB gene encoding signal peptidase I codes for MKEAIKKESIEWLKAFAIGIIIFVIIRAFFFSNYVVEGESMMPTLQDGNKLVVNKVGYKMTDFDHFDIIVFHANENDDYVKRVIGIPGDRVEYRDDHLFINGKKYEEPFLNDYRKQVSSGRLTGNFTLEEITGEVTVPKGKLFVLGDNRLGSWDSRHFGFISINQVVGKVSLRYWPFNEIQFSF; via the coding sequence TTGAAAGAAGCTATAAAGAAAGAAAGCATAGAATGGTTAAAAGCATTTGCTATTGGGATTATCATCTTTGTTATAATTCGTGCTTTTTTCTTCTCCAATTATGTAGTGGAAGGTGAATCGATGATGCCTACATTACAGGACGGAAATAAATTAGTTGTTAATAAAGTTGGTTATAAAATGACTGATTTTGATCACTTTGATATTATTGTTTTTCATGCAAATGAAAATGATGATTACGTGAAACGAGTAATTGGCATCCCAGGAGATAGAGTAGAATATAGAGATGACCATCTGTTTATAAATGGGAAGAAGTATGAGGAGCCCTTTCTAAATGATTATCGAAAACAAGTTTCTTCTGGAAGGCTAACGGGGAATTTTACATTAGAAGAAATCACTGGAGAGGTTACGGTTCCAAAGGGGAAATTATTTGTGTTGGGAGATAACCGATTAGGAAGTTGGGATAGTCGACATTTTGGGTTCATTTCCATTAATCAAGTAGTTGGAAAGGTTAGCTTACGTTATTGGCCATTTAATGAAATTCAATTTTCCTTTTAA